Proteins encoded in a region of the Pseudomonas viciae genome:
- a CDS encoding sensor histidine kinase: MQSPPHDPGSALAIRSQYRQSQSRAARLGLLLGAGHELTQLPLAQMRQRAVQRACAFMAMDHGLLLEWAPDTPPRTVASHGSGERLDLLASLAQPPSPGPQWLEYPDSALPQVLRVPLRASDGAVFGALMLGNSVALGAPDNEDIESLQLLATLLAAHLENSRLLEALQARERTMSELVHRLFSAQEDERKRVAYDLHDGLAQNLAGLHQRLQGFAGRCPSLAPELANELRTILDLAQGCVGEGRQLIGGLRPHVLDDFGLYKAVDKEADRLRDAGLTVHWAEHSAARLPGHTEIALFRIAQEGINNILKHAQASHVCLGLAVEDGHACLRVEDNGRGFALEQPIETNGTCHLGLAAMQERANLLGGHLTCCSQPDNGTRLLASVPLPAHGVHP; this comes from the coding sequence ATGCAAAGCCCACCTCATGACCCCGGCAGCGCCCTGGCCATCCGCAGCCAGTATCGCCAGTCGCAAAGCCGTGCCGCGCGCCTTGGCCTGTTATTGGGCGCCGGCCATGAGCTGACTCAACTGCCATTGGCGCAGATGCGTCAACGCGCCGTGCAGCGGGCCTGCGCGTTCATGGCCATGGACCACGGCCTGTTGCTGGAATGGGCGCCAGATACGCCGCCGCGCACCGTCGCCAGCCACGGCAGCGGCGAACGCCTCGATCTGCTCGCCAGCCTGGCCCAGCCGCCCTCGCCCGGCCCGCAATGGCTGGAATATCCCGACAGCGCCCTGCCCCAGGTCCTGCGCGTCCCGCTGCGGGCCTCCGACGGCGCGGTGTTCGGTGCATTGATGCTGGGCAACAGCGTGGCGCTCGGCGCACCGGACAACGAAGACATCGAGTCGCTGCAATTGCTGGCGACCCTGTTGGCGGCGCACCTGGAGAACAGTCGTCTGCTCGAAGCGCTCCAGGCCCGTGAGCGCACCATGTCCGAGCTGGTCCATCGGTTGTTCAGCGCCCAGGAGGACGAACGCAAGCGCGTGGCTTACGACCTGCATGACGGGCTGGCGCAGAACCTGGCCGGGTTGCATCAGCGTTTGCAAGGGTTCGCTGGTCGCTGCCCATCCCTGGCTCCGGAACTCGCGAACGAGTTGCGCACGATTCTCGACCTGGCCCAAGGCTGCGTCGGCGAAGGCCGGCAACTGATCGGCGGCCTGCGCCCCCACGTGCTGGACGATTTCGGCCTGTACAAAGCCGTCGACAAGGAGGCCGATCGCCTGCGTGACGCGGGCCTGACGGTGCATTGGGCCGAACACAGCGCGGCTCGCCTGCCGGGCCACACGGAGATCGCCCTGTTTCGCATCGCACAGGAAGGTATCAACAACATTCTTAAACATGCCCAGGCCAGCCACGTGTGCCTGGGGCTTGCGGTGGAGGACGGCCACGCTTGCCTGCGAGTGGAAGACAACGGCCGTGGCTTTGCCCTGGAACAACCCATCGAGACCAACGGCACCTGCCACCTGGGGTTGGCCGCCATGCAGGAGCGCGCCAATCTCTTGGGCGGCCACCTGACCTGCTGCAGTCAACCCGACAACGGCACCCGATTACTCGCCAGCGTGCCGCTACCGGCCCACGGAGTCCACCCATGA
- a CDS encoding sigma-70 family RNA polymerase sigma factor: MFDAATPTEHSLHALYRDHGGWLEGWLRRRMGNAWDAADLRQDTFLRVLSSAQPLADLHEPRAYLLTVGKRLLSNFYTRRNLEQAYLDALASLPEDSVPSPEQRWLLLETLQALDELLDGLPPLVRRAFLWSQLEGLGYREIAERMQVSERTIKRYMAQAYEHCLLVDF, encoded by the coding sequence ATGTTTGACGCAGCTACGCCGACGGAGCACTCCCTCCATGCGTTGTACCGCGACCACGGCGGCTGGCTGGAAGGCTGGTTGAGACGGCGCATGGGCAATGCCTGGGATGCGGCGGACCTGCGTCAGGATACGTTTCTGCGCGTTCTGTCCAGCGCCCAACCGCTGGCCGATTTGCACGAGCCTCGCGCCTATCTGCTGACGGTCGGCAAGCGTCTGCTGAGCAATTTCTACACCCGCCGCAACCTGGAGCAGGCGTACCTCGATGCCCTGGCGAGCCTGCCCGAAGACAGTGTGCCGTCTCCGGAACAGCGCTGGCTGCTGCTGGAAACCCTGCAAGCCCTGGACGAATTGCTCGACGGCCTGCCGCCCCTGGTGCGACGGGCTTTTTTGTGGAGCCAGCTCGAAGGCCTTGGCTATCGAGAGATAGCCGAGCGCATGCAGGTGTCCGAACGCACCATCAAGCGCTACATGGCCCAGGCCTACGAGCACTGCCTGTTGGTAGACTTTTGA
- a CDS encoding SgcJ/EcaC family oxidoreductase has protein sequence MKMKTCAIAAFFLLGAPLVHAAEATPYVYRTVAEQPKNVNDREVAALFDRWNAALQTGSAGAVTSLYAPDAILQPTVSNKVRNTPAQIQDYFEHFLAAKPVGQINYREIRHLGPDAAMDSGVYTFTLTNADGSKRDVQARYTFLYERLDGQWKIINHHSSAMPEVPKALHASH, from the coding sequence ATGAAAATGAAAACCTGTGCCATCGCTGCCTTTTTCCTGCTGGGCGCGCCGTTGGTTCATGCCGCCGAGGCCACGCCTTACGTGTACCGCACCGTGGCCGAACAGCCCAAGAACGTGAATGACCGTGAGGTCGCTGCGCTGTTCGATCGCTGGAACGCCGCGTTGCAAACCGGCAGCGCCGGCGCGGTGACAAGCCTCTACGCCCCGGACGCAATTTTGCAACCGACTGTTTCCAACAAGGTGCGCAACACGCCAGCGCAGATCCAGGATTACTTCGAGCACTTTTTGGCGGCTAAACCGGTCGGCCAGATCAACTACCGGGAGATCCGTCATCTGGGGCCCGACGCGGCGATGGACAGTGGAGTCTATACCTTCACGCTCACCAATGCCGATGGTTCAAAACGTGATGTCCAGGCGCGCTATACCTTCCTCTATGAGCGTCTCGACGGTCAGTGGAAGATTATCAACCATCACTCATCGGCGATGCCCGAAGTGCCGAAAGCATTGCACGCCAGTCACTGA